From Veillonella dispar, one genomic window encodes:
- a CDS encoding isoprenyl transferase — protein MLKKLFNRKPSDTPVIDSNVIPKHVAIIMDGNGRWAKRRGMPRSMGHRAGADVLKQIVIAADEIGIRALTVYGFSTENWKRPEQEVSLLMALIKEYLNNNVKYMHEHNVRIRFIGYIGALSDELQKIIHDAELLTQNNTGLTLQLAINYGGRDEIVRTIRDITNSVVDGTITTDEITEDYVSSQLFTKEFSDVDLLIRPSSDFRISNFLLWQLAYAEFWFTDLHWPDFTKETLLEAVAAYQKRERRFGGLRDEE, from the coding sequence ATGCTAAAGAAATTATTTAACCGTAAACCATCTGATACGCCTGTTATTGATAGTAATGTGATACCAAAACATGTTGCTATTATTATGGATGGCAATGGTCGTTGGGCAAAACGAAGAGGCATGCCACGATCAATGGGACACCGCGCAGGAGCCGACGTATTAAAGCAGATTGTTATTGCTGCAGATGAGATTGGAATTAGAGCTCTTACGGTATATGGCTTCTCCACAGAGAACTGGAAGCGTCCTGAACAGGAAGTTTCTTTACTTATGGCTCTCATAAAAGAATACTTAAATAATAATGTTAAGTATATGCATGAACATAATGTGCGTATTCGCTTTATTGGATATATCGGTGCTCTTTCAGATGAGCTTCAAAAGATTATTCACGATGCCGAATTATTAACTCAGAATAATACAGGCCTTACCTTACAGTTAGCAATAAACTATGGGGGGCGTGATGAAATAGTAAGAACTATCCGCGATATTACAAATTCTGTTGTGGATGGAACTATTACTACAGACGAGATTACAGAAGACTATGTTAGTTCCCAACTTTTCACTAAAGAGTTTAGTGATGTAGACTTGTTAATTCGTCCAAGTAGTGATTTTAGAATTAGTAACTTTTTATTGTGGCAGCTAGCTTACGCTGAATTCTGGTTTACTGATTTACATTGGCCAGATTTCACTAAGGAAACATTATTAGAGGCTGTTGCAGCATATCAAAAACGAGAACGCCGGTTTGGTGGCTTACGTGATGAGGAATAA
- the frr gene encoding ribosome recycling factor, with protein MEIKELLQQAEERMNKSIEALKHEFASIRTGRASVALLDKVMVDYYGSPSPINQVANISVPEPRMIVIAPWDKTMIGAIEKAILQSDLGLNPGNDGAQIRLTIPQLTEERRKEIVKVVHKKAEDAKVAVRNIRRDVNDALKKEEKAKTITEDDAKDGLDQIQKLTDAKIKQIDELKAVKEKDVLEV; from the coding sequence ATGGAAATTAAAGAATTGTTGCAACAAGCAGAAGAACGCATGAATAAGTCTATTGAGGCTTTAAAACATGAATTTGCATCTATTCGTACAGGCCGTGCTAGTGTAGCATTGCTTGACAAAGTAATGGTTGACTATTATGGTAGCCCATCTCCAATTAACCAAGTTGCAAATATCTCCGTGCCTGAGCCTCGTATGATTGTTATTGCACCTTGGGATAAAACTATGATTGGTGCTATTGAAAAAGCAATCTTACAATCTGATCTTGGTTTAAATCCTGGTAATGATGGTGCTCAAATTCGATTGACTATTCCTCAATTGACTGAGGAACGTCGTAAAGAAATCGTTAAAGTTGTTCATAAAAAAGCTGAAGATGCTAAAGTTGCAGTACGAAATATTCGTCGTGATGTAAATGATGCATTGAAAAAAGAAGAGAAAGCTAAAACAATTACTGAAGATGATGCTAAAGACGGTTTAGATCAAATTCAAAAACTTACAGATGCTAAAATTAAGCAGATTGATGAGTTAAAAGCAGTAAAAGAAAAGGACGTATTAGAAGTATAA
- the pyrH gene encoding UMP kinase: MAKRNFQRIVLKLSGEALAGDQGFGINPDVVEEFAQEIAALAKSTDLEIAIVVGGGNLWRGLAGSNQGMDRATADYMGMLATVMNSLALQDALEQAGVDTRVQTAIEMQEIAEPYIRRRAIRHLEKKRIVIFGAGLGKPYFSTDTTAALRAAEIEADAILMAKKFADGVYDSDPKTNPNAVKFDELTYNDIITKELKVMDATSTTLCKDNNIPIIVFSMDIPGNITKAAKGEEIGTIVRGE, encoded by the coding sequence ATGGCAAAGAGAAACTTTCAACGTATTGTTTTGAAGTTAAGTGGTGAAGCATTAGCAGGTGACCAAGGTTTTGGTATTAACCCTGATGTTGTTGAAGAATTTGCTCAAGAGATTGCAGCTTTAGCAAAATCCACTGATTTAGAAATCGCAATTGTTGTTGGTGGTGGTAACCTATGGAGAGGGTTGGCTGGTAGTAACCAAGGTATGGATCGTGCTACTGCTGACTATATGGGTATGCTAGCAACAGTAATGAACTCCTTAGCATTGCAAGATGCATTAGAACAAGCAGGCGTAGACACTCGTGTTCAAACTGCTATCGAAATGCAAGAAATTGCAGAACCTTATATTCGTCGTCGTGCAATTCGTCACTTAGAGAAAAAACGTATCGTTATCTTCGGTGCAGGCCTTGGTAAACCATACTTCTCTACAGATACGACTGCTGCATTGCGCGCTGCTGAAATTGAAGCAGATGCAATTTTGATGGCGAAGAAGTTTGCTGACGGTGTATATGATTCTGATCCTAAAACGAATCCTAATGCCGTTAAATTTGATGAGTTAACATATAATGATATCATCACAAAAGAATTAAAGGTTATGGATGCAACATCCACAACTTTATGTAAAGATAATAATATCCCTATTATTGTATTTAGCATGGACATTCCTGGTAACATTACTAAAGCCGCTAAAGGTGAAGAGATTGGTACCATAGTTCGAGGAGAATAA
- the tsf gene encoding translation elongation factor Ts has translation MAITAALVKELRDMTGAGMMDAKKALVETDGNIEKAVDLLREKGLAAAAKKAGRIAAEGVVQSYIHAGGRIGVLVEVNCETDFVAKTDDFQNLARDIAMQIAAVNPTYLNREEVPAEVIEHEKQVLLEQAKVEAEEDVKAGRKPKPEAVLEKMVAGRIEKFYKENCLLEQVFIKDSDKTVTDVINESIAKIGENINVRRFVRYGLGEGIEKRQDDFVAEVMASVGK, from the coding sequence ATGGCAATTACTGCTGCTTTGGTAAAAGAATTGCGCGACATGACTGGCGCAGGTATGATGGACGCTAAAAAAGCATTGGTTGAAACTGACGGTAATATCGAAAAAGCGGTTGACCTTCTTCGTGAAAAAGGTTTGGCTGCTGCAGCTAAAAAAGCTGGTCGTATCGCAGCTGAAGGTGTAGTACAATCTTACATCCACGCTGGTGGTCGTATCGGTGTATTGGTAGAAGTTAACTGCGAAACTGACTTCGTTGCTAAAACTGATGATTTCCAAAACTTGGCACGCGATATCGCTATGCAAATCGCAGCTGTAAACCCTACATACTTGAACCGTGAAGAAGTTCCTGCTGAAGTAATCGAACACGAAAAACAAGTATTGTTGGAACAAGCTAAAGTAGAAGCTGAAGAAGACGTTAAAGCTGGCCGTAAACCAAAACCTGAAGCTGTTTTGGAAAAAATGGTTGCTGGTCGTATTGAAAAATTCTATAAAGAAAACTGCCTATTAGAACAAGTATTCATTAAAGATAGTGACAAAACTGTTACTGATGTAATTAATGAAAGTATTGCAAAAATCGGTGAAAACATCAACGTACGTCGTTTTGTTCGCTACGGTTTAGGTGAAGGCATTGAAAAACGCCAAGATGACTTCGTAGCTGAAGTAATGGCATCTGTTGGTAAATAG
- the rpsB gene encoding 30S ribosomal protein S2, whose product MAVVSMKQLLEAGVHFGHQTRRWNPKMAKFIFTERNGIYIIDLSKTVKKVEEAYNFLREVASQGEVILFVGTKKQAQEAIKEEAIRANMFFVNERWLGGMLTNFKTIETRIKRLKQLEAMAEDGTFEVLPKKEVIGLRHEMEKLEKYLGGIKDMPKMPGALFVVDPKKEKIAIAEAKKLGIPVVATVDTNCDPDEVEFPIPANDDAIRAVKLLAGKMADAVLEGRQGESLDGAEAAE is encoded by the coding sequence ATGGCAGTAGTATCAATGAAACAATTATTAGAGGCTGGTGTACACTTTGGTCATCAGACTAGAAGATGGAACCCTAAAATGGCGAAATTCATCTTCACTGAACGCAATGGTATTTATATCATTGACTTGTCCAAAACAGTTAAAAAAGTAGAAGAAGCTTACAATTTCTTGCGTGAAGTTGCTTCCCAAGGCGAAGTAATCTTGTTCGTAGGTACTAAAAAACAAGCTCAAGAAGCTATTAAAGAAGAAGCTATCCGTGCTAACATGTTCTTCGTTAACGAACGTTGGTTGGGCGGTATGTTGACTAACTTCAAAACAATTGAAACTCGTATTAAACGTTTAAAACAATTGGAAGCTATGGCAGAAGATGGTACTTTCGAAGTATTGCCTAAAAAAGAAGTTATCGGTCTTCGTCATGAAATGGAAAAATTGGAAAAATATCTTGGCGGTATCAAAGATATGCCTAAAATGCCAGGTGCTCTTTTCGTAGTTGATCCTAAAAAAGAAAAAATCGCTATTGCAGAAGCTAAAAAATTGGGTATTCCAGTTGTTGCAACAGTTGACACTAACTGCGATCCTGATGAAGTAGAATTCCCAATCCCAGCAAATGATGACGCTATCCGCGCTGTAAAATTGTTGGCTGGTAAAATGGCAGACGCTGTTCTTGAAGGTCGTCAAGGCGAATCTTTAGACGGTGCTGAAGCTGCAGAATAA
- the rpe gene encoding ribulose-phosphate 3-epimerase gives MIKIAPSMLSANFATLSEEIKSIELAGADLLHIDIMDGHFVPNLTFGAPIVKAIRPYTQLPFDVHLMVTNPGDYVEEFAKIGVEYFTFHQETVPHMHRLIQHIKQCGMKAGVSLNPGTPVSLLEDVAADLDMILIMSVNPGFGGQSFIPNAIKKVKQAKMLLEEVDNTTAVIEVDGGINDITCVPIKRAGATILVAGSAVFGADDRAQMIAAIRNN, from the coding sequence ATGATTAAAATTGCACCATCTATGCTCTCTGCAAATTTTGCAACATTAAGTGAAGAAATAAAATCCATTGAATTAGCCGGAGCGGACTTATTGCATATTGATATTATGGATGGTCATTTTGTACCAAACTTAACCTTTGGTGCACCTATAGTAAAAGCAATCCGTCCTTATACACAACTACCATTTGATGTTCATTTAATGGTTACTAATCCTGGTGATTACGTAGAAGAGTTTGCAAAGATTGGTGTAGAGTATTTTACATTCCATCAAGAAACAGTGCCTCATATGCATCGATTGATTCAACATATCAAACAATGTGGTATGAAAGCAGGGGTATCACTTAATCCAGGTACACCAGTATCTTTATTGGAGGATGTAGCAGCTGATCTTGATATGATCTTAATTATGTCCGTAAATCCTGGCTTTGGTGGTCAATCCTTTATTCCAAACGCTATTAAAAAAGTTAAACAAGCTAAAATGCTATTAGAAGAAGTGGACAACACAACTGCAGTTATTGAAGTAGATGGCGGTATTAATGATATTACTTGTGTACCTATTAAACGAGCAGGTGCTACAATTCTAGTTGCAGGTTCCGCTGTGTTTGGCGCTGATGATCGAGCACAAATGATTGCGGCCATTCGAAATAACTAG
- the rsgA gene encoding ribosome small subunit-dependent GTPase A, with translation MITGIVVKNMNGYFYVQDDSGTVHECKVRGRLKKGRYSLLVGDRVTISEDGFVESIHDRHNAMVRPAVANIDQVVLVVAAHEPDINELLLNKMLVMIEHADIPIVLCINKCDLMDSDTEDMVKLYQSIGYEVLMTSTYNMTGIDDLRHVLEHKVTAFAGPSGVGKSSLLNAVDPKFAFQTGEVSDKIKRGKHTTRHASLYSLDSNSFIMDTPGFSAIEFNDVSLERLPTLFPEFSDYVDTCKFNPCYHEHEPICGIKDALEAGHIHQGRYDAYMSIRNDIESQRKRF, from the coding sequence ATGATTACAGGCATTGTTGTCAAAAATATGAATGGTTACTTTTACGTACAAGACGATAGCGGTACTGTTCATGAATGTAAAGTTCGAGGCAGATTAAAGAAAGGTCGCTACAGTTTACTTGTTGGTGACCGTGTTACGATTTCAGAGGATGGATTCGTTGAGTCCATCCATGATCGTCATAATGCTATGGTAAGACCTGCGGTAGCCAATATTGACCAAGTTGTATTGGTGGTAGCTGCCCATGAGCCAGATATTAATGAGTTATTGCTCAATAAAATGCTGGTTATGATTGAGCATGCAGATATTCCTATTGTATTATGTATCAACAAATGTGATTTGATGGATTCAGATACGGAAGATATGGTAAAACTTTATCAATCTATCGGCTATGAAGTATTGATGACATCAACATATAATATGACTGGTATTGATGACTTACGTCATGTCTTAGAACATAAGGTAACTGCATTTGCAGGTCCTTCTGGTGTTGGTAAAAGTAGTTTATTAAATGCAGTGGACCCTAAGTTTGCATTCCAAACGGGAGAGGTTAGTGACAAAATTAAGCGTGGTAAACATACTACTCGTCATGCTTCCTTATATAGTTTGGATTCAAATTCCTTTATCATGGATACACCAGGCTTTAGCGCCATTGAGTTCAATGATGTATCATTAGAACGGTTACCTACGTTATTCCCTGAATTTAGTGATTATGTTGATACATGTAAATTTAATCCTTGTTATCATGAACATGAACCTATTTGTGGCATAAAAGATGCTTTAGAGGCTGGCCATATTCATCAAGGACGATATGATGCATATATGTCTATACGTAATGACATAGAAAGTCAACGAAAGAGGTTTTAA
- the pknB gene encoding Stk1 family PASTA domain-containing Ser/Thr kinase: MNIKGLLLDNRYRIVDKIGVGGMADVYLGEDTLLGRQVAIKVLHANFANDDEFVTRFKREAQAAGKLNHPNIVNMYDVGFDQDLHYIIMEYVDGETLKEYITRHGRLSIDEAVKFTIAIAEGLEHAHTMGIVHCDIKPHNVIITRTGRVKVTDFGIARAMNATNTVMYTNSILGSAHYLSPEQASGKPVDGNTDIYSLGVVLYEMLTGRVPFEGETPIAVALKHVREKVAPPTRYNPSIPPLLEAVVMKALSKNPADRFDSISDMISDLRLSQGFTMGKTQRHEPYDFATQMIPAVDPEAMEDFSTIEEEQKDEGKKKSMLSKIASIPQKYIVLGAAVIFLVAFLGAFLSYGNFWSNTTVDVPNVVGKQVSVAKNILEDKHLRVSTSEVTNPDVPAGQVISQTPGAGEKVKEQRTIHLVVSKGVGDITVPDLSGLTVEQARQRLKDVGLVVGKVTQQSVDNKPDGVIIAQSPSGDSKVSKGTTIDLVVNKAKAKKIQMPNVIGMTLKDARDTLSNAHLGVNQVAGSVEEKSIVTEQSIKAGDEIDEGSTVNLTTEYKDDKKKSDKKSDSSSNKTTGTVDITVPAGSKNQELKIVVKDDEGSAVIYDDTNKPGDRIVKKVSGVGNVRIEVYLNGALVQETAL, translated from the coding sequence ATGAATATAAAAGGTTTACTTCTAGATAACCGCTACCGAATAGTTGATAAAATTGGCGTTGGCGGAATGGCAGACGTATACCTTGGAGAAGATACCTTACTAGGTAGACAAGTAGCAATTAAAGTATTGCATGCTAACTTTGCCAATGATGATGAGTTTGTTACGCGTTTTAAACGAGAAGCACAAGCGGCAGGCAAACTAAATCATCCTAATATTGTAAACATGTATGATGTAGGGTTTGATCAAGACTTACACTATATCATTATGGAATATGTAGATGGTGAAACATTAAAAGAATACATTACTCGTCATGGCAGACTATCCATAGATGAGGCTGTTAAGTTCACAATTGCTATTGCTGAGGGCTTAGAGCACGCACATACAATGGGAATAGTACATTGTGATATTAAACCACATAATGTTATTATCACTCGTACTGGTCGTGTAAAAGTTACTGACTTTGGTATCGCTCGAGCCATGAATGCTACCAATACCGTGATGTATACGAACTCTATTTTAGGGTCAGCCCATTATTTATCACCAGAACAAGCTAGTGGTAAACCTGTGGATGGAAATACTGATATTTACTCTTTAGGGGTAGTTTTATATGAAATGCTTACTGGAAGGGTTCCTTTTGAAGGGGAAACACCAATCGCAGTAGCATTAAAACATGTGCGTGAAAAAGTAGCTCCTCCAACCCGATATAATCCGTCCATTCCACCGCTTTTAGAAGCAGTTGTGATGAAGGCTCTATCTAAAAATCCTGCGGATCGTTTTGATTCTATTTCTGATATGATTAGTGATTTACGATTGTCCCAAGGATTTACAATGGGAAAAACACAACGTCATGAACCATATGATTTTGCTACGCAAATGATTCCAGCTGTCGATCCTGAAGCTATGGAGGATTTCAGCACCATTGAAGAAGAGCAAAAAGATGAGGGTAAAAAGAAGAGTATGTTAAGCAAAATAGCATCGATTCCACAAAAATATATTGTTCTAGGTGCTGCTGTTATTTTCTTAGTAGCATTCTTAGGTGCCTTCTTGAGTTATGGTAACTTCTGGAGCAATACAACAGTGGATGTACCTAATGTTGTAGGTAAGCAAGTATCTGTAGCTAAAAATATTTTAGAAGATAAACATTTGCGCGTATCTACAAGTGAAGTTACAAACCCTGATGTACCAGCAGGTCAAGTTATTTCTCAGACTCCAGGGGCTGGGGAAAAGGTTAAAGAACAGCGAACAATACACCTTGTCGTTTCTAAAGGTGTTGGTGATATTACAGTACCAGACTTATCCGGTTTAACTGTAGAACAAGCACGACAACGTCTCAAAGATGTAGGTTTAGTTGTGGGTAAAGTAACTCAACAATCTGTTGATAATAAACCTGATGGCGTTATTATTGCTCAAAGTCCATCTGGTGATTCTAAAGTTTCTAAAGGCACTACAATTGATCTCGTTGTAAATAAAGCAAAAGCTAAAAAGATTCAAATGCCAAATGTTATTGGTATGACCTTAAAAGATGCGCGAGATACATTGAGCAATGCTCATCTTGGCGTTAATCAAGTAGCTGGTTCAGTAGAAGAAAAATCTATTGTAACTGAGCAAAGCATTAAAGCTGGCGATGAAATTGATGAAGGATCTACGGTAAACTTAACGACTGAATATAAAGATGATAAAAAGAAATCTGATAAAAAGTCGGATAGTAGCAGTAATAAAACAACTGGTACTGTAGATATTACAGTTCCAGCGGGGTCTAAAAATCAAGAACTTAAAATTGTTGTAAAGGATGATGAAGGTTCTGCTGTTATTTATGATGATACAAATAAACCTGGTGATCGTATCGTTAAAAAAGTGTCTGGTGTAGGTAATGTACGTATTGAGGTTTATCTCAATGGTGCATTAGTACAAGAAACAGCATTATAA
- a CDS encoding Stp1/IreP family PP2C-type Ser/Thr phosphatase: MNNFVGLSKIGLVRQRNEDRFFIDGPICAVTDGMGGYSGGEIASTYAVDEIKEYLASLQTVGQQDLCDAIIHANERIANRVAHEERLAGMGTTAVVTAINGNQLYWASVGDSRLYVYRDGLLRQITTDHSMVQELLAAGEITKDEMLNHPQRNLLTRAVGVDNTLEVDSGVESILPGDRILLCTDGLCGYVSDDVIASALQSTDDDMKVIESLMESVYDVGAGDNVTIVVGTI, translated from the coding sequence ATGAATAATTTTGTTGGTTTAAGTAAAATTGGACTTGTGCGTCAGCGCAATGAAGATCGATTTTTTATAGACGGTCCTATTTGTGCTGTCACTGATGGCATGGGTGGCTATAGTGGTGGTGAAATCGCTAGTACCTATGCTGTTGATGAAATAAAAGAATATTTGGCCTCCCTTCAAACGGTTGGTCAACAAGACTTATGCGATGCCATTATTCATGCAAATGAACGTATAGCCAATCGCGTAGCTCATGAAGAACGTCTTGCTGGTATGGGTACTACTGCTGTTGTTACAGCTATTAATGGTAACCAATTATACTGGGCAAGTGTTGGTGATAGTCGTTTGTATGTATATAGAGATGGTCTTTTACGACAAATTACTACAGATCATTCTATGGTACAAGAATTATTAGCTGCTGGAGAGATTACAAAGGATGAAATGCTAAATCATCCTCAAAGAAACTTATTAACCCGTGCAGTCGGTGTTGATAATACTTTAGAGGTAGATAGTGGTGTAGAATCCATTCTTCCAGGTGATCGTATTTTACTTTGCACTGATGGACTATGCGGATATGTATCAGATGATGTAATTGCTAGTGCTTTACAATCTACTGATGATGATATGAAAGTTATAGAGTCATTAATGGAATCCGTATATGATGTCGGAGCAGGAGATAATGTGACCATTGTGGTGGGAACAATCTAA
- the rlmN gene encoding 23S rRNA (adenine(2503)-C(2))-methyltransferase RlmN, translating into MIELLGKSLEELQSIFKTHNIQKFRAKQLIDYIYHRYVFDFQDMTQFPKELRQWLSDNCIISLPTLITESVSPDGKTRKILVEMIDQSRVEAVLMEQHYGYSVCVSSQVGCAMGCVFCASTQGGLYRDLTAAEIIGQVVIFGALTKEQIHSVVVMGAGEPLQNYDNVLQALQLLHDPVICNISYRKMTISTCGWVPNIYKLADEGLPITLALSLHATNNEVRRSIMPVGARYELTEVLDAVKYYYDTTQRRITFEYILIDSINASMEEAHALGEICKDFPNCHVNLIPVNGNEHIELYKPSITNMNTFKDIVASYGVSVTVRKEMGDAIQAACGQLKAAHGRKKENHE; encoded by the coding sequence ATGATAGAATTATTGGGTAAGTCTTTAGAAGAATTACAATCTATCTTTAAGACCCATAATATACAAAAGTTTCGAGCGAAACAGTTAATCGACTATATCTATCATAGATATGTGTTTGATTTTCAAGACATGACACAATTTCCAAAAGAATTGCGTCAATGGTTAAGTGATAACTGTATTATTTCTTTACCTACATTAATTACAGAGTCTGTTTCTCCAGATGGGAAGACTCGTAAAATACTCGTTGAAATGATAGATCAAAGCCGAGTAGAAGCCGTTCTAATGGAACAACACTATGGTTATTCCGTATGTGTTTCATCCCAAGTAGGCTGTGCTATGGGATGTGTATTCTGTGCTTCTACACAAGGCGGTTTGTACCGTGATTTGACAGCGGCTGAAATCATAGGTCAAGTTGTTATCTTCGGGGCTCTTACTAAAGAGCAAATTCATTCTGTTGTCGTTATGGGCGCAGGTGAGCCGTTACAAAACTATGATAATGTGTTACAAGCTTTACAACTGTTACACGATCCTGTAATTTGTAATATTAGTTATCGTAAGATGACGATTTCTACCTGTGGATGGGTTCCTAACATCTATAAGCTAGCTGATGAAGGATTGCCTATAACATTAGCACTCTCATTACATGCTACAAATAATGAAGTGCGTCGTAGTATTATGCCTGTTGGGGCTCGTTATGAATTGACGGAAGTCTTAGATGCGGTAAAATATTATTATGATACGACTCAACGTCGTATTACCTTTGAGTATATCCTTATAGATTCTATAAACGCATCTATGGAGGAGGCTCATGCTTTGGGAGAAATCTGTAAGGATTTCCCAAATTGCCATGTTAATTTAATTCCTGTTAATGGCAATGAACATATTGAATTATATAAACCATCTATTACGAATATGAATACATTTAAAGACATCGTTGCTTCCTATGGCGTATCTGTAACGGTACGTAAAGAGATGGGCGATGCAATCCAAGCCGCATGTGGGCAGCTAAAAGCAGCTCACGGTCGGAAAAAGGAGAATCATGAATAA
- the rsmB gene encoding 16S rRNA (cytosine(967)-C(5))-methyltransferase RsmB, producing the protein MTEVKSYEQQNIRLLAVKALSDINRNGAYANIKLQEYLQKYHLSDLDRRFFTELVYGVIRRKNYLDAIIIHFAKRPLKKLSSMVVEILRLGIYQIIYMDKVPESAAVNESVKLAKNLTRGLSGFVNAVLRSVLRESDSISIGELAKSEAEEISFIYNQPLWLVNLWMNEMGKDKTIDLCAWFNEQPRLTARINTIKISIEDCLKELQDLGWTVEQDTYIPEVVYINAHQGHLEKAKPVIDGHITFMDKASMLVAHVVDPQPGERILDCCAAPGGKSMHMASLMNNTGAIMSCDIYDHKLDLMNHNAQRLGVSIVSTKLQDGRYLPDNWKEQFDRVLVDAPCSGLGILQKKLDMRWRKTESLLTELPPLQLEILEKAAEMVKVNGYLVYSTCTINSGENEDVLEKFLATHKNFVIDPVSYEGLPPSTDGMITTYPPRDHMDGFFMARMKRIS; encoded by the coding sequence ATGACTGAAGTAAAAAGTTATGAACAACAAAATATTCGATTGCTCGCAGTGAAAGCTTTGAGTGATATTAATCGTAATGGTGCTTATGCGAATATCAAGTTACAGGAGTATTTACAGAAATATCATCTATCCGATTTAGACAGACGATTTTTTACTGAGTTGGTATATGGTGTTATTCGTAGAAAAAATTATCTTGATGCCATTATTATTCACTTTGCAAAACGACCTCTCAAGAAATTATCTTCAATGGTTGTAGAAATTCTTAGACTAGGTATTTACCAAATTATCTATATGGATAAGGTACCTGAAAGTGCAGCTGTCAATGAATCTGTTAAATTGGCTAAAAACTTAACTAGAGGTTTATCTGGTTTTGTAAATGCAGTGTTACGTTCCGTTTTGCGTGAAAGTGATAGTATTTCTATTGGTGAACTTGCTAAATCTGAGGCTGAAGAAATTTCTTTCATTTATAATCAACCATTATGGCTGGTTAATTTATGGATGAATGAAATGGGTAAGGATAAGACTATAGATCTTTGCGCTTGGTTTAATGAACAACCTAGATTGACGGCACGTATCAATACGATAAAAATATCTATTGAGGATTGCCTAAAAGAATTACAAGATTTAGGTTGGACCGTTGAGCAGGATACATATATTCCAGAAGTAGTTTATATTAATGCGCATCAAGGCCATTTAGAAAAAGCAAAACCTGTTATCGATGGGCACATTACCTTTATGGATAAAGCATCTATGTTAGTGGCTCATGTAGTAGATCCGCAGCCAGGAGAGCGCATATTAGATTGTTGTGCTGCGCCAGGTGGTAAGTCTATGCATATGGCAAGTCTTATGAATAATACAGGCGCCATTATGAGTTGTGATATATACGATCATAAATTAGATCTTATGAATCACAATGCTCAGCGATTGGGCGTATCTATTGTTTCTACTAAGCTCCAAGATGGTCGTTATTTACCTGATAATTGGAAGGAACAATTTGATCGTGTCTTAGTTGACGCACCCTGTTCTGGACTTGGCATTTTACAAAAAAAATTAGATATGCGTTGGAGAAAAACAGAATCCTTACTTACTGAATTGCCTCCATTACAGCTTGAAATATTAGAAAAAGCCGCTGAAATGGTCAAAGTTAACGGATATTTAGTATATTCTACATGTACGATCAATAGCGGTGAAAATGAGGATGTATTGGAAAAATTCTTAGCAACTCATAAGAACTTTGTTATTGACCCTGTATCCTATGAAGGATTACCACCATCTACCGATGGTATGATTACAACATATCCACCGCGAGATCATATGGATGGATTCTTCATGGCTCGTATGAAGCGCATATCATAA